Below is a window of Hydrogenimonas sp. SS33 DNA.
CGAAATCCTCTCTCGCATAATAGACCGCCTTGATTTCCGGGACGAGAAAGACTTTTCCGCCCTGCCGGATGAGTCTCTTGTTGAGCTCGATATCCTGGTTGCGGATCAGCCGTTCGTCATACCCCCCGAGTCTGCGCAGCATCTCCATCCGGTAGCAGCCGAAGGGAACCGTATCCGCCTCCACGGGGCGTCCGACACCTGTTCTGAAAGCGCTTCCCACGCCGAGTTTGTCGCTCAGCACGTTACGTATGGCATGGGCCACGGGAGTCTCTTTGCGAACCCGGGTTTCGATCACGGCCCCCACATTGTCCGCCCCCAGCGATCTGTGCCACTCGATCAGTTTCCGGAAATAGTCCGTCGGATACTCCGCGTGGGCATCGAGCCGGATCAGATACTCCCCCGTCGCTTCGGCGATTCCCAGGTTCATCGCAACTGGTACGATGCGCCGGGGGTTGTCGATGAGCCGGATAAAGGGAAATTTCCGATGATACTCTTCCGCAATTTCGCGGGTGGCGTCTTCACTCATTCCGTCAATGAGCAGCACCTCCATCTTCTCCTTCGGATAATCCGTCGCCAGAATCGAGTCCAGGCATGTCGCGATGTAGCGCTCCTCATTGTAAAGCGGAACCACTACAGTGATTCTCGGCAAATCCATTCCACCTCCTCTACCGTCAGATCCCGCAGGCACTCCAGCGTGGTACACCCGATACGATCCGTCGCACTGTCGAAACAGGGACGGCACGAAAGGGCGAGTGAGACCGCCCGGTTTTGCGGGCCGTAGCCCCCGGTCTCTTTCTCATTGGTCATGCCGTATATCGTCACCGTTTTCTTCTCCAGCCCGTAGGCGATATGCATCAATCCGTTGTCGTTTCCCACCATCAGATCCATCCCGCCGATCGCGGCGACCGTCTCCTCCAGAGGAAGTCCTCGCACAACCTTGAAGCCTCTGCCCTCAAAAGCCGGAAGCAGTTCCGGTTCGTCGGGCCCCAGAAAGATCCACGCTTCCCCGCCGAGGCGCTCCGCGAGGCGGGCGAACCTGTGGGCGTCCCAGCGCTTGAAGGCCTGTTTGCTTCCGCTGCCGGGTGCGTACCCTATGCGGCGGACGGGTAACGCTCCATTCGTTCCCCCCTTCCGTTTCGGGGCATAGACATAGGGTCTGCGTTCCTGCCGGTCGAGCAGAGGGGCGACCATTTTCAGGTTGACATCGATGCGATGGAGACCGGGGATCTGTGTCGAGGCGAAAAGTCGGGGAATCGCCAGGAGCTTTTGAAGCTTTTTCGCCTTCTGCGGATTGGCCCCCGCCGTTACTACCAGCGCGTCGTAGCGCCCGAAAAAACGCAACCACTGCCAGGGTTTCGGCACTATATAGACTTTGTGCAGGAAAGGGGCTTCCCGGACGATAGCTTCCTGAACGGCCGAGGTCAGCGCCAAATCGACACGGTGGCCGCTCAGCGCCAGAGAACGCATCATCGGTGTGGCCATGATCAGATCTCCGATTCCCCAGGGGTGCATGACGAGTATCTTCATCGGAGAGACTCCTCTATGAAAGCCGTAAGCCGCTCCCCCTGCTTCTCCCAACTCAGCGGTGTGAAATCATAGGTTATCGGCGATCTATTTTCTTTTTTCATCTCCTCCATCCTTTCGGCAAAGTCCTCGATGGGAGCGAAATGAACAAAGGGGAGCTTTTTGGCACGCAGGACATCCAGGGGCGTCGAAAGCACCTCGGCTCCCGCCAGGGCATATTCGAGCGCTTTGATCGGATAGGCGTTGCGGGTGAAGTCATTCAGTTCGAAGGGGATCAGGCCGACATCGATCGTCCTGAAATAGTCACCCACCTCCGCAGGATCTACCGGACCGGCAAAGCGGATCTTTCCGCCGTAGCGTCGCAGAAGATCCCGGTAGTAGTCACCCCCGTCTCCTCCGACAACCAACATCTCCGTCGTCTCGTCGGCAATGCGGAGGTAGGCTTCGCAGGCCCGGTCCAATCCGGTCCAGGGGGCCACACCGCCCACGAATCCGAAGACCCGTTTGCCCTGCCAGCCCCACTTCTTTTTCAGCGACTTCGCCTGCGCGAATTTCTGCAGATCGACCCCGTTTTCGACTACCCGGACACTGGCATTGAATTTTGATGCCTTCTTTTTCAGCGCTTCGCTAACACAGATAACAGCTTTGGCGGCTCTCAGATCCTCCTCGACCTTGGCCACACGGGAGGCGCTCAGCCCCAGACGGGGATTGACGGAGAGATGGTCGTCCACAAGATCGTAGATGACCGGCACCCGGATCGACCCGACGTCAAAGAGCAGTGCGTTAGCATTGACCACCGCATCGAAACGGTAGCGTTCGATCACACGGTTGAGCAGAGCCGTATTGAACCGGGCGGCCGTCCTTTCGGGCCGCAGCAGCATCGGCATGGACAAACGCCCCTTTTCGATCCCTATGCCCCGAAACAGACTGCCGGCCTGGGAGCCTATTTTCTCCCCGAGGGTAGCGTTTCGCATCGGCCAGTGCAGAACGGTCTGGCCCGTCACCCGCGCGAACTCATAGACGCGGTTGACGACCCGGGTATTGGGAACATGGGGGATGAAAAGGAGTTTCATGCCAACACCTTTCTCTTTTTGGCGAAAGCCCAAAGGAACATCACGGTATATCCGGCATCCATAGCCAGAACGATGCTCCTTTCATCGATCCCCGCCCGATAAAAACCCCACAGCGAGAGGAGAAAAGCCAGTGCGCCGGCTGTCCGGATCGCAAGAATGGTCTCGAAGAGACCGAAGCCTTTGAGAATATTGATACAGTAGGAGGTATAGACGATGAGCGGCAAAAACGGCAGAAGCCAGTTGAGAAGCAGAGCCCCGTGTACATAGGAAGCGGGGAAAAGCAGACCGATCACCTTCGGCGTCAACGGAAGGGAAAGAAGCAGAAGCACCAGAAAAAGAAGGAGATACTTCCGCAG
It encodes the following:
- a CDS encoding glycosyltransferase family 2 protein, with product MDLPRITVVVPLYNEERYIATCLDSILATDYPKEKMEVLLIDGMSEDATREIAEEYHRKFPFIRLIDNPRRIVPVAMNLGIAEATGEYLIRLDAHAEYPTDYFRKLIEWHRSLGADNVGAVIETRVRKETPVAHAIRNVLSDKLGVGSAFRTGVGRPVEADTVPFGCYRMEMLRRLGGYDERLIRNQDIELNKRLIRQGGKVFLVPEIKAVYYAREDFASLAKNNFENGKWNLLTAYYTGTFRSLSPRHFAPLALILGIVLPLPCCAAVSLAVAGIYAAAIFLRSLRIARKTDPFTQMAAFAVLHFSYGIGELAGIMEVLKLMITKKRKKSHEK
- a CDS encoding glycosyltransferase family 9 protein, with translation MKILVMHPWGIGDLIMATPMMRSLALSGHRVDLALTSAVQEAIVREAPFLHKVYIVPKPWQWLRFFGRYDALVVTAGANPQKAKKLQKLLAIPRLFASTQIPGLHRIDVNLKMVAPLLDRQERRPYVYAPKRKGGTNGALPVRRIGYAPGSGSKQAFKRWDAHRFARLAERLGGEAWIFLGPDEPELLPAFEGRGFKVVRGLPLEETVAAIGGMDLMVGNDNGLMHIAYGLEKKTVTIYGMTNEKETGGYGPQNRAVSLALSCRPCFDSATDRIGCTTLECLRDLTVEEVEWICRESL
- a CDS encoding glycosyltransferase family 4 protein produces the protein MKLLFIPHVPNTRVVNRVYEFARVTGQTVLHWPMRNATLGEKIGSQAGSLFRGIGIEKGRLSMPMLLRPERTAARFNTALLNRVIERYRFDAVVNANALLFDVGSIRVPVIYDLVDDHLSVNPRLGLSASRVAKVEEDLRAAKAVICVSEALKKKASKFNASVRVVENGVDLQKFAQAKSLKKKWGWQGKRVFGFVGGVAPWTGLDRACEAYLRIADETTEMLVVGGDGGDYYRDLLRRYGGKIRFAGPVDPAEVGDYFRTIDVGLIPFELNDFTRNAYPIKALEYALAGAEVLSTPLDVLRAKKLPFVHFAPIEDFAERMEEMKKENRSPITYDFTPLSWEKQGERLTAFIEESLR